In Vitis vinifera cultivar Pinot Noir 40024 chromosome 17, ASM3070453v1, one genomic interval encodes:
- the LOC100247402 gene encoding protein MICROTUBULE BINDING PROTEIN 2C, which translates to MFEPQHFMDLHDNSSLGDPKSWLSGDDNSSPIHRRTQSSLSSASAAGTAANVDRLLFNDLVEIVPLVQSLIDRKASSSFTRVGAVTYTKTPSRESLSRRFSELKGRNTAQSIPTKKRRDHGEKDQGRNGSNNQDGCADGFSLFSSRAVASEKDKEELIALREQVEDLQRKLAEKDELLKSAEISKSQMSAVHDKLDELKQQVAEKDSLIKSTQLQLSDAKIKLADKQAALEKIQWEAMTSNRKVEKLQEDLESMQADISSFMLLFEGLTKNDSTIRSESYDITPYHLGHLPPIDDLDEIGAQKMEEARKAYVAAVAAAKENQDEESIALAANSRLHLQSFVFKNHNMDVSRASPDVRIAGAPVGAVAH; encoded by the exons CAAGTCTAGGAGACCCCAAATCCTGGCTTTCCGGCGATGACAACTCCTCTCCGATTCACCGCCGGACTCAGTCCTCCTTGTCCTCCGCCTCCGCCGCCGGAACTGCTGCCAATGTTGACAGACTCCTCTTTAACGACCTCGTCGAGATCGTCCCTCTCGTTCAGTCTCTCATT GATCGGAAGGCGAGCAGTTCGTTCACCCGAGTTGGTGCAGTCACCTACACCAAGACGCCTTCAAGAGAATCTTTGTCCAGGAGG TTTTCTGAACTGAAAGGGAGAAATACAGCTCAATCTATCCCCACAAAAAAGCGAAGGGACCATGGAGAAAAGGACCAGGGAAGGAATGGTAGCAATAACCAAGATGGATGTGCTGATGGCTTCTCACTTTTCTCCTCTAGGGCTGTGGCATCAGAGAAGGACAAAGAAGAGCTTATTGCATTGAGGGAACAAGTGGAGGATTTACAGAGGAAATTAGCAGAGAAAGATGAACTCCTGAAATCAGCAGAGATTTCAAAGAGCCAGATGTCTGCTGTTCATGATAAACTAGATGAACTGAAGCAACAGGTAGCAGAAAAGGACTCTTTAATTAAATCTACTCAACTACAACTTTCTGATGCGAAG ATCAAGCTTGCCGACAAACAAGCAGCCCTGGAAAAGATACAGTGGGAAGCAATGACATCCAACAGGAAAGTGGAGAAGCTCCAGGAAGATCTAGAATCCATGCAGGCAGATATTTCATCATTTATGCTTTTATTTGAAGGCTTGACAAAGAATGATTCCACTATACGTTCCGAAAGCTATGATATCACGCCATATCATTTAGGTCATCTTCCTCCAATT GATGATCTGGATGAGATAGGGGCACAGAAAATGGAGGAGGCAAGAAAAGCTTATGTTGCTGCAGTCGCAGCTGCCAAAGAAAACCAAGATGAAGAATCTATTGCACTTGCAGCCAATTCAAGATTACATCTTCAatcatttgttttcaaaaaccataataTGGATGTCAGCAGGGCAAGTCCAGATGTCAGGATTGCTGGAGCTCCTGTTGGAGCAGTTGCTCACTAG